In one window of Desulfovibrio sp. DNA:
- a CDS encoding sigma-54 interaction domain-containing protein, which produces MSKTTPSPQESVSQALSLSNPAGDLHEQQLKLLYDLAEVVNTTTDLVQALNKALMLMAGHLHMMRGAITLISPHTGEIRTEAAYGLKPAELRRGRYVRGEGITGRVIESGRPMYISNVSEEPLFLNRTRSRDLGKEGISFLCVPIRLNDQVVGALSVDHLLVDEATLEDEMRLLTIVSTLLGHSALETQGRMDEETSSPLRPRGFVGNSEGMQKVYAQIAQVAPSATTVFLQGESGTGKELAARAIHVGSARASKPFISLNCAALPESLIESELFGHERGAFTGANATRKGRFELANGGTLFLDEVGELSLMTQAKLLRVLQERAFERLGGMETHYVDVRFITATNRNLEHMVNQETFRRDLFYRLNVFPIYLPPLRGRPEDILPLANHFIKKFAQTNGRENVRLSLAVMDMLQRYAWPGNIRELENVMERAVLLLGREGLVLPQHLPPALHGAHCTTVNGENVCTLRPGFSGSLQDQLDELERASIVEALEFSQGQMGKAAASLGLTERIMALRMKKYGINYKEFRLKRERM; this is translated from the coding sequence ATGAGCAAAACCACTCCTTCCCCCCAAGAAAGCGTCAGTCAAGCGCTTTCTCTTTCTAATCCTGCGGGCGACCTCCATGAGCAGCAACTCAAGCTGCTTTATGATCTCGCCGAAGTGGTTAATACCACTACAGATCTTGTGCAGGCGCTGAATAAGGCTCTTATGCTTATGGCGGGCCATCTTCATATGATGCGCGGCGCCATCACGCTCATATCTCCCCATACAGGTGAAATACGGACTGAAGCGGCCTATGGCCTCAAGCCTGCCGAGCTGCGTCGCGGTCGTTACGTGCGCGGCGAGGGGATCACGGGCCGGGTTATTGAAAGTGGCCGCCCCATGTATATTTCCAATGTGTCTGAAGAACCGCTTTTTCTTAACCGCACCCGCTCGCGGGACTTGGGTAAAGAAGGGATATCCTTCCTCTGTGTTCCCATACGGCTCAATGATCAGGTGGTGGGCGCGCTGTCAGTTGACCATTTGCTGGTGGATGAGGCAACGCTTGAAGATGAAATGCGCCTTTTGACTATTGTCTCCACCCTGCTGGGGCATTCTGCCCTGGAAACTCAGGGAAGGATGGATGAAGAGACATCATCACCATTACGCCCCAGGGGATTTGTCGGCAATTCAGAAGGAATGCAAAAGGTTTATGCGCAGATAGCACAGGTTGCGCCATCAGCTACAACGGTTTTTTTGCAGGGTGAATCAGGAACAGGCAAGGAGTTGGCGGCACGGGCCATACACGTTGGCAGCGCTCGCGCCAGCAAGCCCTTTATTTCGCTCAACTGCGCGGCCTTGCCTGAAAGCCTCATTGAAAGCGAACTCTTCGGGCACGAGCGCGGCGCGTTCACAGGGGCCAATGCAACCCGCAAGGGCCGCTTTGAACTGGCCAACGGCGGCACGCTGTTTCTGGACGAAGTCGGCGAACTTTCGCTCATGACGCAGGCCAAACTTCTGCGGGTTTTACAGGAAAGAGCTTTTGAACGTCTGGGCGGTATGGAAACGCATTATGTTGATGTGCGTTTCATCACCGCAACCAACCGAAATCTTGAACACATGGTCAATCAGGAAACGTTCCGTCGGGACCTCTTTTATCGCCTCAATGTTTTTCCCATATACCTGCCTCCGCTGCGTGGCCGTCCAGAGGATATCCTGCCTCTTGCCAACCACTTCATCAAAAAGTTTGCGCAGACCAATGGGCGCGAAAATGTGCGCCTTTCCCTGGCCGTTATGGATATGCTGCAACGCTATGCCTGGCCTGGCAATATCCGTGAACTGGAAAACGTAATGGAGCGGGCAGTGCTTCTTCTTGGCCGTGAAGGCCTGGTGCTGCCCCAGCACTTGCCGCCCGCTTTGCACGGTGCCCACTGTACCACTGTAAACGGAGAAAATGTGTGCACTCTGCGGCCGGGATTTTCCGGCAGCTTGCAGGATCAGTTGGACGAGCTGGAGCGGGCCTCCATTGTGGAAGCTCTTGAGTTCAGCCAGGGCCAGATGGGCAAGGCCGCCGCCAGCCTTGGGCTGACCGAAAGAATAATGGCCTTGCGCATGAAAAAATATGGCATCAATTACAAGGAGTTCCGGCTTAAGCGGGAGCGCATGTAA
- a CDS encoding ammonium transporter, which produces MNASDTAFIIICATMVMLMTPALALFYGGLVRARNVLSTHMHSYACLGLISVLWAFVGYTLAFGDDVGGLIGNLNYLFLKGVGGESAPMAPQLPHTVFMGFQCMFAVLTVALISGAYAERIRFSAMLLFSGLWLICVYAPMAHWVWGGGWMGSMGALDFAGGAVVHMSSGAAALACAQALGPRLSTGTQHSPHSLPLTLLGGGILWFGWFGFNAGSALAAGALAGQALVTTHMASACGILGWMLIEWKHTGKPTSLGAISGALAGLVAITPGAGYVEVLPAMLIGFVGGLVCYGGVFMKGKLGYDDALDVVGIHGLGGTWGALATGLFASAAINNVDGLFYGNPRQAWIQVVSIISTWVFVYIATRVILYVVDALVGLRIAPEEEFTGLDLGEHNERGYNM; this is translated from the coding sequence ATGAACGCCTCGGATACCGCATTTATCATCATCTGCGCCACTATGGTCATGCTAATGACCCCGGCTCTGGCCCTTTTTTACGGTGGTTTGGTTCGCGCACGCAACGTACTTTCCACACATATGCACAGCTATGCCTGTTTGGGACTTATCTCTGTCCTGTGGGCCTTCGTGGGGTACACCCTGGCTTTTGGCGACGACGTGGGCGGACTGATCGGCAACCTCAATTATCTCTTTCTGAAGGGAGTCGGCGGTGAATCCGCCCCCATGGCCCCTCAATTGCCGCACACTGTTTTCATGGGTTTTCAGTGCATGTTCGCGGTACTTACCGTTGCCCTGATTTCAGGCGCGTACGCTGAACGCATCCGTTTTTCCGCCATGCTCCTTTTTTCCGGACTTTGGCTCATATGCGTCTATGCCCCCATGGCTCACTGGGTGTGGGGCGGCGGCTGGATGGGCTCCATGGGCGCTCTTGACTTCGCGGGCGGCGCGGTTGTCCACATGTCTTCTGGTGCTGCGGCCCTGGCCTGCGCTCAGGCTCTTGGCCCGCGGTTGTCCACTGGAACGCAGCACAGCCCGCACAGTCTGCCCCTTACCCTGCTTGGCGGCGGCATCCTCTGGTTCGGCTGGTTCGGTTTCAATGCGGGCAGCGCCCTGGCCGCCGGCGCACTTGCCGGCCAGGCTCTGGTAACGACACATATGGCCTCTGCCTGCGGTATTCTCGGCTGGATGCTCATCGAATGGAAGCACACTGGCAAGCCCACGAGCCTTGGCGCAATATCGGGCGCGCTGGCCGGGCTGGTAGCCATCACACCTGGCGCGGGCTATGTCGAAGTTCTGCCCGCCATGCTTATCGGATTCGTTGGTGGTCTTGTGTGCTACGGCGGCGTGTTCATGAAGGGCAAGCTTGGCTATGACGATGCCCTTGACGTGGTCGGCATTCACGGTCTTGGGGGCACATGGGGCGCGCTTGCAACCGGTCTTTTCGCCAGCGCCGCCATCAACAATGTGGATGGACTCTTTTATGGCAATCCCCGTCAGGCCTGGATTCAGGTTGTCTCCATCATCAGCACCTGGGTATTCGTCTACATTGCCACTCGCGTAATCCTTTATGTCGTGGACGCTCTCGTCGGCCTGCGCATCGCGCCTGAAGAAGAATTTACGGGCCTTGATCTCGGCGAACATAACGAACGCGGCTACAATATGTAA
- a CDS encoding P-II family nitrogen regulator — MKKLEIIIRPGMFEKVRDILSELGIHGLNYTEIKGFGRQRGHTEVYRGNIMQVDCLPKVKVEIVLHEDMLESVLNAVMNTARTGQVGDGKIFISDVEDAIRIRTGERGDAAL; from the coding sequence ATGAAAAAGCTAGAAATTATCATCCGGCCCGGCATGTTTGAAAAAGTCAGGGATATACTCTCAGAATTGGGAATCCATGGCCTCAATTACACTGAAATCAAGGGGTTTGGGCGGCAGCGCGGGCATACAGAAGTGTACAGGGGAAACATCATGCAAGTAGATTGCCTCCCCAAGGTAAAAGTTGAAATCGTACTGCATGAGGACATGCTGGAGTCTGTACTCAATGCGGTAATGAACACGGCCAGAACAGGCCAGGTTGGCGACGGCAAGATTTTCATCAGTGATGTGGAGGATGCCATCCGCATCCGTACGGGCGAACGTGGCGATGCGGCTCTGTAA